The Nitratidesulfovibrio sp. SRB-5 genome includes a window with the following:
- a CDS encoding Mur ligase family protein: MASSLFLGAAFLAFAVRRGLTWLHIFQQEEYDGPRFLRWMAAARAFDKRATLPLLACWGAALAAPESAPYAKWAAGFVLLAVAAVEDNPLKAAKKKLVLTARVKRILSVALGLTAVYAVALALCPAAPAALLPFWILGVQALPLALVAANASLAPVEARIQQGFWNEAHEKLLRLAPTVIAVTGSYGKTSVKHILAHVLGCYHPTLMTPGSINTPMGISRIIRERLTDAHRFFIAEMGAYGIGSIERLCRLAPPDFAIITNVGPAHYERFKDLATVVRAKFELAHATVARGGRVVLPAALLAYDHARDFAAANAGAVLLCAGADVNADAGGAGVAEPSVRVLDAGQDLSGIHARLLYRGQEYEVRAPIHGMHHVDNVALAFAAACGVGVEPQRVVSALRSLPQIAHRLEVKPQPDGSVLIDDAYNSNPSGFASALDLLDLYRKSGQRGVLVTPGMVELGTLHDSAHAELGARAAACADVLLAVAPARIPTLVDAFRAAAGPDQLVVECADFAAARAWLAANIGPGDAVLLENDLPDLYEKKVRV; this comes from the coding sequence GTGGCTAGCTCTCTGTTTCTGGGCGCGGCGTTTCTTGCGTTCGCCGTGCGGCGCGGCCTGACCTGGCTGCACATCTTTCAGCAGGAAGAATACGACGGCCCGCGTTTCTTGCGCTGGATGGCCGCCGCCCGCGCCTTCGACAAGCGCGCCACCCTGCCCCTGCTGGCCTGCTGGGGCGCGGCACTGGCCGCGCCGGAGTCCGCACCGTACGCCAAATGGGCGGCGGGATTCGTGCTGCTGGCCGTGGCCGCCGTGGAAGACAACCCCCTCAAGGCCGCCAAGAAAAAGCTGGTGCTCACCGCGCGGGTCAAGCGCATCCTGTCCGTGGCGCTGGGGCTGACGGCGGTGTACGCCGTGGCGCTGGCCCTGTGCCCCGCCGCACCCGCTGCGCTGCTGCCGTTCTGGATACTCGGGGTGCAGGCGCTGCCGCTGGCGCTGGTTGCGGCCAACGCATCGCTGGCCCCGGTGGAGGCGCGCATCCAGCAGGGCTTCTGGAACGAGGCTCACGAAAAGCTGCTGCGCCTTGCTCCCACGGTGATCGCGGTCACCGGATCGTACGGCAAGACCAGCGTGAAGCACATCCTGGCCCATGTGCTGGGCTGCTACCACCCCACGCTGATGACGCCGGGCAGCATCAACACGCCCATGGGCATTTCGCGCATCATCCGGGAACGGCTGACCGACGCGCACCGCTTCTTCATCGCGGAAATGGGCGCCTACGGCATCGGCTCCATCGAACGGCTGTGCAGGCTGGCACCGCCCGATTTCGCCATCATCACCAACGTGGGCCCGGCGCACTACGAACGCTTCAAGGATCTGGCCACCGTGGTGCGGGCCAAGTTCGAACTGGCGCACGCCACCGTGGCCCGTGGGGGCCGGGTGGTGCTGCCCGCCGCCCTGCTGGCGTACGACCACGCGCGCGACTTTGCAGCCGCCAACGCGGGCGCGGTACTGCTGTGCGCTGGCGCGGACGTGAACGCGGACGCAGGCGGAGCGGGCGTGGCGGAACCTTCGGTGCGCGTGCTGGACGCCGGGCAGGACCTTTCCGGCATCCATGCGCGCCTGCTGTACCGGGGGCAGGAATACGAGGTGCGCGCGCCCATCCACGGCATGCACCACGTGGACAACGTGGCCCTGGCCTTTGCCGCCGCGTGCGGCGTGGGCGTGGAGCCGCAGCGGGTGGTCAGCGCCCTGCGCAGCCTGCCGCAAATCGCCCACCGGCTGGAGGTAAAGCCCCAGCCCGACGGTTCCGTGCTCATCGACGATGCCTACAACTCCAACCCCTCCGGCTTCGCCTCCGCCCTCGACCTGCTGGACCTGTACCGCAAGTCCGGGCAGCGCGGCGTGCTGGTGACCCCCGGCATGGTGGAACTGGGCACGCTGCACGACAGCGCCCACGCGGAACTCGGCGCGCGCGCCGCGGCCTGCGCCGACGTGCTGCTGGCCGTGGCCCCGGCCCGCATCCCCACGCTGGTGGATGCCTTCCGCGCCGCCGCAGGGCCGGATCAACTGGTGGTGGAATGCGCGGACTTTGCCGCCGCCCGCGCCTGGCTGGCCGCCAACATCGGCCCCGGCGACGCCGTGCTGCTGGAAAACGACCTGCCGGACCTGTACGAAAAGAAGGTGCGGGTGTAG
- a CDS encoding D-alanine--D-alanine ligase, producing MSNGKIRVAVFFGGRSPEHDVSIVTGLQVIQALDAAQYEPVPVYVDRCGVWRTGEKLLDRATYIPAREADGLPAVSLEIAPGKGGMLVEQTSRLFGKPRRIPFDVAIPAFHGPYGEDGDMQGLFEAVGIPYTGMRVLASAIFMDKAATKQALAGTGIPMLPCAVLRKPVGGLLPPRADIEAALAGITLPGCLKPAHLGSSIGVAKVDSIEDIEAVLPGLFRNDTVAIVEPYLDGCVEYNISVRRDGEGHATSAIERPKRDSELLDFRQKYLSSGGKTGSKTGGMGGTKSAGDSGSAGMLSLTREINPDLPESLEGRIRDFAVRTYAAFGGTGAPRMDFMYDATRDEVWLNEVNPIPGSFAFFLWEAAESPIRFTRLLSLMIDEARAMARHTACPEDPTPEAARLFPRR from the coding sequence ATGTCCAACGGCAAAATCCGCGTCGCGGTCTTTTTCGGCGGGCGTTCGCCCGAGCATGACGTCAGCATCGTCACCGGCTTGCAGGTCATCCAGGCCCTGGACGCCGCGCAGTACGAACCCGTGCCCGTCTACGTGGACCGCTGCGGCGTCTGGCGCACCGGCGAAAAACTGCTGGACCGCGCCACCTACATCCCCGCCCGCGAGGCCGACGGCCTGCCCGCCGTGTCGCTGGAAATCGCCCCCGGCAAGGGCGGCATGCTGGTGGAGCAGACCTCCAGGCTGTTCGGCAAGCCCAGGCGCATTCCCTTCGACGTGGCCATCCCCGCCTTCCACGGTCCCTACGGCGAAGACGGCGACATGCAGGGCCTGTTCGAGGCCGTTGGCATTCCCTACACCGGCATGCGCGTGCTGGCTTCCGCCATCTTCATGGACAAGGCGGCCACCAAGCAGGCCCTGGCCGGCACCGGCATTCCCATGTTGCCCTGCGCGGTGCTGCGCAAGCCCGTGGGCGGCCTGCTGCCCCCGCGCGCCGACATCGAGGCCGCGCTGGCGGGCATCACCCTGCCCGGCTGCCTGAAGCCCGCGCACCTTGGCAGCAGCATCGGCGTGGCCAAGGTGGATTCCATCGAGGACATCGAAGCGGTGCTGCCCGGCCTGTTCAGGAACGACACCGTGGCCATCGTGGAGCCGTATCTGGACGGCTGCGTGGAGTACAACATTTCGGTGCGGCGCGACGGCGAGGGGCACGCCACCTCGGCCATCGAGCGGCCCAAGCGCGACAGCGAACTGCTGGACTTTCGCCAGAAGTACCTTTCGTCGGGCGGAAAGACCGGCAGCAAGACCGGCGGAATGGGCGGCACCAAGAGCGCGGGCGATTCCGGCAGCGCGGGCATGCTTTCGCTGACGCGAGAGATCAACCCCGACCTTCCCGAAAGCCTGGAAGGCCGCATCCGCGACTTTGCGGTGCGCACCTACGCGGCCTTTGGCGGCACCGGCGCGCCGCGCATGGACTTCATGTACGACGCCACCCGCGACGAGGTGTGGCTGAACGAGGTGAACCCCATCCCCGGTTCGTTCGCGTTTTTCCTGTGGGAAGCGGCGGAAAGCCCGATACGCTTCACCCGGCTGCTCTCGCTGATGATCGACGAGGCGCGGGCCATGGCCCGGCACACCGCCTGCCCGGAGGACCCGACCCCCGAGGCCGCCCGGCTGTTCCCCCGCCGGTAG
- a CDS encoding alpha/beta fold hydrolase translates to MDSATPQTAADAATSAAASSTSSTVANGGPYLHVVHLPNAAPVRRKSANAPDTAPADAGTPAPQIVPRIVPQIIWAHGWMHTHANLLPLANTCTHGRDNYLLDMPGFGRSGMPPATWGTQDYADHAAAWLRTLPRGRRIWVGHSFGCRVGLQLAARHPDLLDGLFLMAAAGLPRRRTPTERFTRGCRIAAFKTLKHLNWLGLGAERVRRFFGSADYANAGALRPVFVSVVNENLSDVAARVACPVHLLYGENDTETPPSMGQDFARLLPHAHLQVLPRFGHLDILTAGGHQAVYALDTFCEEIFGG, encoded by the coding sequence ATGGATTCCGCCACCCCGCAGACCGCCGCAGACGCGGCCACCTCCGCCGCCGCTTCCTCCACTTCCTCAACCGTGGCAAACGGGGGGCCATACCTGCACGTGGTGCACCTGCCCAATGCCGCGCCCGTCCGCCGAAAGTCGGCCAACGCCCCGGACACGGCCCCTGCGGACGCGGGCACCCCCGCCCCGCAAATAGTCCCCCGGATTGTCCCGCAGATCATTTGGGCGCACGGCTGGATGCACACCCACGCCAACCTGCTGCCGCTGGCCAACACCTGCACCCACGGGCGGGACAACTACCTGCTGGACATGCCCGGCTTCGGCCGCTCCGGCATGCCGCCCGCCACCTGGGGCACGCAGGACTACGCCGACCACGCCGCCGCATGGCTGCGCACCCTGCCGCGCGGCAGGCGCATCTGGGTGGGGCATTCCTTCGGCTGCCGGGTGGGCCTGCAACTGGCGGCCCGCCATCCGGACCTGCTGGACGGCCTGTTCCTGATGGCCGCCGCCGGGCTGCCCCGCCGCCGCACCCCCACGGAAAGATTCACGCGCGGGTGCCGCATCGCCGCGTTCAAGACGCTGAAGCACCTCAACTGGCTGGGCCTCGGCGCGGAGCGGGTGCGCCGCTTCTTCGGCAGCGCGGACTACGCCAACGCGGGCGCCCTGCGGCCCGTGTTCGTCAGCGTGGTCAACGAGAACCTGTCCGACGTGGCCGCCCGCGTGGCCTGCCCCGTGCACCTGCTGTACGGAGAAAACGACACGGAAACCCCGCCCTCCATGGGGCAGGACTTTGCCCGGCTGCTGCCGCACGCGCACCTGCAGGTGCTGCCGCGCTTCGGGCATCTGGATATTCTGACGGCGGGCGGCCATCAGGCCGTGTACGCCCTGGACACCTTCTGCGAGGAAATCTTCGGTGGCTAG
- a CDS encoding ABC transporter substrate-binding protein: MVRRFRFILLLAALLPIMLAGGAAFSQAAPARTALTRVCVVQSYHSDYIWCRNINEGIRDALRDAGVVIEVFYLDAKRNPSPDHLRAAARSIAARIAELEPRVVITVDDAAQLYLAVPYLMGKGVDGRGPQVVFCGVNAPLGSYGYPASDVTGVRERWHFREGFDLLRKIDPRIRNVAVLLDDSESAGYVLADMRDDMTRNGPFALQLSDVAMVRTFQEWKRAVLSAQEHADALALGLYHSLVDASTGKTVPAETVRDWNLSVLRKPTLGFSDATRDHGHLCGILESAHEQGLLAGRMVRHLVLRGGRAGDLPVAINQQGLVFVNLKTAERLGLVIPYEIIKAADLVIQ, from the coding sequence ATGGTACGCCGTTTCCGTTTCATCCTGCTGTTGGCGGCGCTGCTGCCGATCATGCTTGCCGGGGGCGCGGCGTTTTCGCAGGCCGCCCCGGCGCGCACTGCGTTGACGCGGGTGTGCGTGGTGCAGAGTTACCATTCAGACTATATATGGTGTCGGAACATCAATGAAGGCATCCGCGACGCATTGCGGGACGCGGGGGTCGTCATCGAGGTGTTCTATCTGGACGCCAAGCGCAATCCTTCGCCCGACCATCTGCGCGCCGCCGCGCGGAGCATTGCCGCCCGCATCGCGGAACTGGAACCCAGGGTGGTGATAACCGTGGACGATGCGGCACAGCTGTACCTGGCCGTGCCGTACCTGATGGGCAAGGGCGTGGACGGCCGAGGGCCGCAGGTGGTGTTCTGCGGGGTCAACGCCCCGTTGGGCAGCTATGGGTATCCGGCATCCGACGTTACCGGCGTGCGCGAACGCTGGCACTTTCGCGAAGGGTTCGACCTGCTGCGCAAGATAGACCCCCGCATCAGGAACGTGGCGGTGCTGCTGGATGATTCGGAATCCGCCGGGTACGTGCTGGCCGACATGCGCGACGACATGACCCGCAACGGTCCCTTTGCCCTGCAACTGTCCGACGTGGCCATGGTGCGCACCTTTCAGGAATGGAAACGGGCGGTGCTTTCCGCTCAGGAGCATGCCGATGCCCTGGCGCTGGGCCTGTACCATTCGCTGGTGGATGCCTCCACAGGCAAGACGGTGCCCGCCGAAACCGTGCGCGACTGGAACCTTTCCGTGTTGCGCAAGCCCACGCTGGGCTTCAGCGATGCCACGCGCGACCATGGCCACCTGTGCGGCATACTGGAGTCTGCCCACGAGCAGGGCCTGCTGGCGGGCCGCATGGTGCGCCATCTGGTGCTGCGCGGGGGGCGGGCGGGCGACCTGCCCGTGGCCATCAACCAGCAGGGTCTGGTGTTCGTCAACCTGAAGACGGCGGAGCGTCTGGGGCTGGTCATTCCCTACGAGATCATCAAGGCGGCGGATCTGGTCATCCAATGA
- a CDS encoding sensor domain-containing diguanylate cyclase, whose amino-acid sequence MTYLSTIHVDILMCLALLPAIAVAAIKLDRSIPAHRHLISIMVCVFILLVLEACSVALDANFNATIRDNVQLVPLGKLVNSIGFLLVPAPAFLTWTFLHHWTGVRLAAPAILFWTLPLACNAALAILSYNEGLLFSVAPDNTYSRGPWFVISPAIFYGYQTLAVSVLVRQRARLRAEEAALFALALVLPAITAAIQLHYFTFLTIWSSWAISCIILLVTVFINSSERDELTKLANRTAYRNAITKARRMRELKMCVALLDMDGLKAINDRYGHAAGDHALLALAEGLRKTFDERFSVMRFGGDEFAVVQFDNDPAAIYERLCTLENDLAEQDAAFGRPYRVAFSYGLACSRDGECVDALLKRCDTLMYDRKRQKHIKADATAH is encoded by the coding sequence ATGACATACCTGTCCACGATCCACGTCGATATTCTCATGTGTCTCGCCTTGCTGCCAGCCATTGCAGTGGCTGCCATCAAGCTCGACAGAAGCATTCCCGCGCACCGGCATCTCATATCAATCATGGTGTGCGTCTTCATCCTGCTTGTGCTTGAAGCATGCAGCGTGGCTCTGGATGCCAACTTCAACGCCACCATCCGCGACAACGTGCAGCTTGTCCCCCTCGGCAAGCTGGTCAACAGCATCGGCTTCCTGCTGGTGCCCGCGCCCGCCTTTCTGACGTGGACCTTCCTGCACCATTGGACCGGCGTGCGCCTTGCCGCACCTGCCATCCTGTTCTGGACGCTTCCCCTTGCCTGCAACGCGGCACTGGCCATACTCAGCTACAACGAGGGACTGCTGTTTTCCGTCGCCCCCGACAACACCTACTCGCGCGGGCCGTGGTTCGTCATATCCCCGGCCATATTCTACGGCTACCAAACCCTGGCGGTAAGCGTCCTGGTCCGCCAGCGCGCCCGGCTGCGGGCGGAGGAAGCGGCCCTGTTCGCCCTGGCGTTGGTCTTGCCCGCCATCACCGCGGCCATCCAGCTGCACTACTTCACCTTTCTGACCATCTGGAGCAGTTGGGCCATCTCGTGCATCATCCTGCTGGTGACCGTGTTCATCAATTCGTCCGAGCGCGACGAACTGACCAAGCTGGCCAACAGGACCGCCTATCGCAACGCCATCACCAAGGCCCGCCGCATGCGCGAACTGAAGATGTGCGTGGCCCTGCTGGACATGGACGGCCTGAAAGCCATCAACGACAGGTACGGGCATGCCGCCGGAGACCATGCATTGCTGGCGCTTGCCGAAGGGCTGCGGAAAACCTTTGACGAAAGGTTCAGCGTGATGCGCTTTGGCGGCGACGAATTCGCCGTTGTCCAGTTCGACAACGACCCCGCCGCCATCTACGAACGGCTCTGCACCCTTGAAAACGACCTGGCGGAACAGGATGCCGCCTTCGGCAGGCCGTACCGCGTGGCCTTCAGCTACGGGCTGGCCTGCTCGCGCGACGGCGAATGCGTTGACGCCCTGCTGAAGCGGTGCGATACGCTGATGTACGACCGCAAACGCCAGAAGCACATCAAGGCAGACGCCACCGCCCACTGA
- a CDS encoding cupin domain-containing protein has protein sequence MRTSTIFCPGNACFPGLADHTPRLPACRLAPSGVLAALMLGSLMLGALTLSGGCAARHPSAPAALQSADQTAGQRPLQPASQAVSSVQLVQSERSWDGATLPAYPQGQPQVTILRITIPAGARLPLHHHPVINAGVLTRGQLLVTTSDGKELRLAAGDPIVEVVNNPHQGFNPGSEPAEIIVFYAGQAGTPLAVKQGQ, from the coding sequence ATGCGCACATCCACCATCTTCTGCCCCGGCAACGCCTGCTTCCCCGGCCTCGCCGACCATACCCCCAGACTTCCGGCCTGCCGACTGGCGCCATCCGGCGTGCTGGCCGCCCTGATGCTGGGCTCCCTGATGCTGGGCGCCCTCACGCTGTCAGGCGGTTGTGCGGCCCGGCACCCGAGCGCGCCCGCCGCCCTCCAGTCCGCCGACCAGACTGCGGGCCAGCGCCCCCTCCAGCCAGCTTCGCAGGCCGTCAGTTCCGTCCAGCTCGTCCAGTCGGAGCGCAGTTGGGACGGCGCCACGCTGCCCGCGTATCCGCAGGGCCAGCCGCAGGTCACCATCCTGCGCATCACCATTCCCGCCGGGGCGCGGCTGCCCCTGCATCATCACCCGGTAATCAACGCCGGGGTGCTGACACGCGGCCAGTTGCTGGTCACCACGTCGGACGGCAAGGAACTGCGCCTCGCGGCGGGCGACCCCATCGTGGAGGTGGTGAACAACCCGCATCAGGGCTTCAACCCCGGCAGCGAGCCCGCAGAAATCATCGTCTTCTACGCCGGGCAGGCGGGCACTCCGCTGGCCGTCAAGCAGGGGCAATAG
- a CDS encoding molybdopterin-dependent oxidoreductase, translated as MRSTSAHAPHGAEADSGHSSGHSSGHAAGHACIEQRIITSCTRDCPNSCGLVATVRDGRLVRLAGDPDHPLTRGKACVKAQRYVKRVYSPERITHPLLRDHRHQPWRRATWDEALDRIAARMTTIRDESGTEAILYYQGYGERTALKLLNRYFFNLFGGVTTLRGSLCGGAGQGAQNLDFGQRVSHDPLDHCNSNSLILWGRNPASTQISLVPILRGIRKRGGTVVLVDPVRNRSAPLADRHIAPRAGTDAFLAMAVTKLIVRAGGEDREFMARHAEGAAEYLRILDRYTVDDLCARCGVDVADAEFLADMMLRQRPTSILLGWGMHRHEAAHLSIRAVDALGAISGNIGVPGGGVSQGFEEYGPYDQQYWGDGLNPPRRTLLLPEIGREILDARDPEIRMLMVTAGNPACMAADAGAVARAFRTAEFVVYSGHFMDDTADLAHVFLPATTFLEEDDAMASYGHNYVGPVNRAIEPVGECRSEFMMFHDLAARFPFADRFRRGVDEWLRDLCAPMWEQDCTPERLRAGAFRLDAPMVPYADRTFPTPSGRFRFMADFDPAGLGAVDPDYPYRLLTIAPHGYICSERTMAEHDALTEVALATEEAARLGLPDGAVVRVESSVGAVKAILRTADGQRPDILVAERGGWNKAGHGLNLLTRALSSRVGRGTPYYETCVRVTPWPNDGVTGLRVLVVRPGNDAPGGSFCKELARCGAALTTLRPGRGDALPSRDEALSGYDALVVLGGAQHRRDNEGSPHFPHLMDLLRAFGAAGRPVAGICLGAQLLARAHGGRPWAMGALEFGFVPLAPTEAGLTDSVLGPALSGALPLPHLMSFHEDTFDLPQGATLLVQGARCRNQCFRVGNASYGFQFHLEVDAAIVQDWVDMFRKGRMSEYAACREKFDDAYFDELARDMPLLAEASEAFCRKVAAAWLGLARQRGD; from the coding sequence ATGCGCAGCACATCGGCCCATGCTCCCCATGGGGCAGAAGCGGACTCCGGCCACTCTTCCGGCCACTCTTCCGGCCACGCGGCAGGCCACGCCTGCATCGAACAACGCATCATCACCAGTTGCACCCGCGACTGCCCCAACAGCTGCGGGCTTGTGGCCACCGTGCGAGATGGCCGCCTGGTGCGGCTGGCGGGCGACCCGGACCACCCGCTGACGCGCGGCAAGGCCTGCGTCAAGGCGCAGCGCTACGTGAAGCGGGTGTACAGCCCGGAGCGCATCACGCACCCGCTGCTGCGCGACCACCGCCACCAGCCCTGGCGCCGCGCCACCTGGGACGAGGCGCTGGACCGCATCGCCGCGCGCATGACCACCATCCGCGACGAATCCGGCACGGAAGCCATCCTGTACTATCAGGGCTATGGCGAACGCACCGCGCTGAAGCTGCTGAACCGCTACTTCTTCAACCTGTTCGGCGGGGTGACCACCCTGCGCGGCTCGTTGTGCGGCGGGGCGGGGCAGGGGGCGCAGAACCTCGACTTCGGCCAGCGCGTCTCGCACGACCCGCTGGACCACTGCAACAGCAACTCGCTCATCCTGTGGGGCCGCAACCCGGCGTCCACCCAGATCAGTCTGGTGCCCATCCTGCGCGGCATCCGCAAGCGGGGGGGCACGGTGGTGCTGGTGGACCCGGTCCGCAACCGTTCGGCCCCGCTGGCCGACCGGCACATCGCCCCGCGCGCGGGCACCGACGCCTTTCTGGCCATGGCCGTGACCAAACTCATTGTGCGCGCGGGGGGCGAGGACCGTGAATTCATGGCGCGCCACGCCGAGGGCGCGGCGGAATACCTGCGCATACTTGACCGGTACACGGTGGACGACCTGTGCGCCCGCTGCGGCGTGGACGTGGCCGACGCGGAATTTCTGGCGGACATGATGCTGCGCCAGCGGCCCACGTCCATCCTGCTGGGCTGGGGCATGCACCGGCACGAGGCGGCGCACCTGTCCATCCGCGCCGTGGATGCGCTGGGGGCCATCAGCGGCAACATCGGCGTGCCGGGCGGCGGCGTGAGCCAGGGCTTCGAGGAATACGGCCCCTACGACCAGCAGTACTGGGGCGACGGGTTGAACCCGCCCCGGCGCACCCTGTTGCTGCCCGAGATCGGCCGCGAGATTCTGGACGCGCGCGACCCGGAAATCCGCATGCTCATGGTCACGGCGGGCAACCCGGCCTGCATGGCGGCCGATGCCGGGGCCGTTGCCCGCGCCTTCCGCACGGCGGAATTCGTGGTCTATTCCGGCCACTTCATGGACGACACGGCGGACCTTGCCCACGTCTTCCTGCCCGCCACCACCTTTCTGGAAGAAGACGACGCCATGGCCAGCTACGGCCACAACTACGTGGGGCCGGTGAACAGGGCCATCGAGCCGGTGGGCGAGTGCCGCTCGGAATTCATGATGTTCCACGACCTTGCGGCGCGCTTTCCCTTTGCTGACCGCTTCCGGCGCGGCGTGGACGAATGGCTGCGCGACCTGTGCGCGCCCATGTGGGAACAGGACTGCACGCCGGAGCGGCTGCGCGCCGGGGCCTTCCGGCTGGATGCGCCCATGGTGCCCTACGCGGACAGGACCTTTCCAACGCCGTCCGGCAGGTTCCGGTTCATGGCCGACTTCGACCCGGCCGGGCTCGGCGCGGTGGACCCCGACTATCCCTACCGCCTGCTGACCATCGCCCCGCACGGGTACATCTGCTCCGAACGCACCATGGCCGAGCACGACGCCCTGACCGAGGTGGCGCTGGCCACGGAAGAGGCCGCACGGCTGGGCCTGCCCGACGGCGCGGTGGTGCGGGTGGAAAGCAGCGTGGGCGCGGTGAAGGCCATCCTGCGCACCGCAGACGGCCAGCGTCCGGACATCCTGGTGGCCGAGCGGGGCGGCTGGAACAAGGCCGGGCACGGGCTGAACCTGCTCACCCGCGCCCTGTCCAGCCGGGTGGGGCGCGGCACGCCGTACTACGAAACCTGCGTGCGGGTAACCCCGTGGCCCAACGACGGCGTCACCGGGCTGCGCGTGTTGGTGGTGCGGCCCGGCAACGACGCCCCCGGCGGCAGCTTCTGCAAGGAACTGGCACGCTGCGGCGCGGCGCTGACCACCCTGCGGCCGGGGCGCGGAGACGCGCTGCCGTCCCGCGACGAGGCCCTGTCCGGGTACGACGCGCTGGTGGTGTTGGGCGGGGCGCAGCACCGCCGGGACAACGAAGGTTCGCCCCATTTCCCGCACCTGATGGACCTGCTGCGCGCCTTCGGCGCGGCGGGCAGGCCGGTGGCGGGGATCTGCCTGGGGGCGCAGCTGCTGGCCCGCGCCCACGGCGGCAGACCGTGGGCCATGGGCGCGCTGGAGTTCGGCTTCGTGCCCCTTGCCCCCACCGAGGCGGGCCTGACTGATTCCGTGCTGGGGCCCGCATTGTCCGGCGCGTTGCCCCTGCCGCACCTGATGTCCTTCCATGAAGACACCTTCGACCTGCCGCAAGGGGCCACCCTGCTGGTGCAGGGCGCCCGGTGCCGCAACCAGTGCTTTCGCGTGGGCAACGCCTCGTACGGTTTCCAGTTCCATCTGGAAGTGGATGCCGCCATCGTGCAGGACTGGGTGGACATGTTCCGCAAGGGGCGCATGAGCGAATACGCCGCCTGCCGCGAGAAGTTCGACGACGCGTACTTCGACGAACTGGCCCGCGACATGCCCCTGCTGGCGGAAGCCTCGGAGGCGTTCTGCCGCAAGGTGGCGGCGGCGTGGCTGGGGCTTGCCCGGCAGCGGGGGGATTGA